A genome region from Heyndrickxia acidicola includes the following:
- a CDS encoding MarR family winged helix-turn-helix transcriptional regulator, with protein sequence MEDKIQTWMNFNKIHDTLNQRLEKHLKSRYNLTISEFAVITVLNEDKDEGFTIHYLSNTVNLSHSAVSRLVARLETCHTVERGSHDTDKRSTVVKLTDQGRRDYQETLPEITAIISQVFNEEKDQMSGFLSRLLDR encoded by the coding sequence TTGGAAGATAAGATACAAACTTGGATGAACTTTAATAAAATACACGATACATTAAATCAGCGGCTCGAGAAACATCTAAAATCCCGTTATAATCTAACAATCAGTGAATTTGCCGTTATAACCGTTTTGAATGAGGATAAAGATGAAGGATTTACGATTCATTATCTGAGCAATACCGTTAACTTAAGCCATAGTGCAGTATCGCGGCTTGTTGCACGACTGGAAACCTGCCATACGGTTGAGCGCGGTTCTCATGACACAGACAAAAGAAGCACGGTTGTGAAATTAACGGATCAGGGGAGACGTGATTATCAAGAAACCTTGCCTGAAATCACCGCTATCATCAGCCAAGTTTTTAACGAAGAAAAAGATCAAATGAGCGGCTTTCTCTCCAGACTGCTTGACAGATAA
- a CDS encoding DEAD/DEAH box helicase, giving the protein MNYFLNSKKIKDICGEVSHKKGKKRYAEGKVTFKGYHPSSPTVEASVKGQYTFHVSIEKVQNNISASCTCPQLPSVPHYCQHVAAVLIGLHDFQVNGIPKTVLLSNGKIPPKSAKEGKEKPILQSKQTPAIKGNGQLAREILRLFQDQPVTPISHQYSVDDRTLLNTEFTCRTITFSKENVLFGIEIKVGDSIVRNVNEFLKHVEQRKPFTLAKNVTYQPNLHRFSQETTNVFNQLIHLINSENMFLDTLVFDSSRVGMLNDIWILIPPSAWATILPLLLDAPRVRMIHGRNEYGGIKQSNETMPLEFCFKEGRAGSCQLHVKNVDQITIMRAYDTVLFENKLYKLSAADCKRLLDLKKLLETSGTYRLEISLEEMEHFTESVMAGFMKLGHVRISEGLSGSMGHTSFKGKLYLDRVKNRLLAGLEFHYGNLIMNPLEESLQADSHPLFKRNGAKEQEIMQLMEEGLFSKTDSGYFLHNEEAEYHFLHSIIPKLKNHVEIYATTAVKDRLVRMESRPHVRVEVDERTDWLIFEFDMEGIPEREIRNVLLSLNEKRKYYRLKNGSLLSLETKDFQEINKFLNSTGITTESLEGAEIRIPFPHGLQKILSFQGSVVNLGKSYRDIMTNLQSTNKARAAVPESLDNVLRNYQKYGFQWLKTIFQYQFGAILADDMGLGKTLQVIAFILSELASIRNNGKPVLVVTPSSLVYNWMNELNKFAPEIKAVIADGSKPKRNRILKNTSKADVIITSYPLLRQDSNNYHKQTFHTIVLDEAQAFKNPSTQTAKAVKMLQGNCRFALTGTPVENSLDDLWSIFNVVFPGLLPERKTFKDLPRETIARMVKPFILRRLKSEVLMELPEKIELIHTSNLLTEQKKIYAAYLSKLKYETLKHLSKDTFHQNQIKILAGLTRLRQLCCHPALFVEGYKGSSAKFEHLMKIVEECRNTGRRMLIFSQFTRMLGIMGREFGLRGIPYFYLDGSTPSPDRVELCRRFNQGENQVFLISLKAGGTGLNLTGADTVILYDLWWNPAVEQQATDRAYRMGQKHNVQVIKMVTKGTIEEKMNELQERKKNLIEEIIQPGQEEHSMLTEQEIKEILMID; this is encoded by the coding sequence ATGAATTACTTTTTGAATTCAAAAAAAATAAAAGACATTTGTGGTGAAGTTTCTCATAAGAAGGGAAAAAAGCGCTATGCAGAAGGAAAGGTTACGTTCAAAGGGTACCATCCAAGTAGTCCTACTGTCGAAGCCAGTGTCAAAGGGCAATATACCTTTCATGTCAGTATTGAAAAGGTGCAAAACAACATAAGCGCCTCATGCACTTGTCCACAATTGCCTTCCGTCCCACATTATTGTCAGCATGTTGCAGCTGTTCTGATAGGACTCCATGATTTTCAAGTGAACGGAATACCGAAAACAGTTTTGCTTTCTAATGGAAAAATCCCTCCTAAATCCGCAAAAGAAGGAAAGGAGAAGCCCATACTGCAGTCAAAACAAACTCCTGCAATAAAAGGAAATGGTCAGCTGGCGAGAGAAATTCTTCGGCTATTTCAAGATCAACCGGTGACTCCAATCAGCCATCAATACAGTGTGGATGACCGAACGCTGTTAAATACTGAATTTACCTGCAGAACGATTACCTTTTCAAAAGAAAACGTTCTATTTGGAATCGAGATAAAAGTAGGCGATTCCATTGTTCGCAATGTAAATGAATTCCTCAAACATGTTGAACAGAGAAAACCTTTTACACTCGCTAAAAACGTTACATATCAACCCAATCTTCACCGGTTCAGCCAGGAAACTACGAACGTTTTCAATCAATTAATTCATCTTATCAATAGTGAAAATATGTTTTTAGATACTCTAGTATTTGATTCCAGCAGGGTTGGTATGTTGAATGATATATGGATCTTAATTCCTCCCTCCGCATGGGCAACGATTCTTCCGTTGCTTTTAGATGCACCTCGAGTAAGAATGATCCATGGCAGAAATGAATACGGAGGAATAAAGCAATCAAATGAGACCATGCCTTTGGAGTTTTGCTTTAAAGAGGGGAGGGCGGGAAGCTGTCAACTACACGTGAAAAACGTTGATCAGATTACAATCATGAGAGCGTATGACACAGTTCTTTTTGAAAATAAGCTTTATAAGCTTTCCGCCGCAGACTGCAAACGGCTCCTGGATTTAAAAAAGCTGCTGGAAACTTCCGGTACCTATCGGTTAGAGATTTCTCTGGAAGAAATGGAGCACTTCACAGAAAGCGTCATGGCAGGTTTTATGAAACTGGGCCATGTACGAATTTCTGAAGGCCTTTCCGGCAGCATGGGGCATACTTCTTTTAAAGGAAAACTTTATTTAGATAGAGTGAAGAACCGGCTGCTTGCAGGGTTGGAATTTCATTATGGAAATCTGATTATGAACCCTTTAGAAGAAAGTCTTCAGGCCGATTCCCATCCATTGTTCAAACGAAATGGTGCGAAGGAACAGGAAATTATGCAGCTGATGGAAGAAGGGCTATTTTCAAAGACAGACAGCGGCTACTTTCTGCATAACGAAGAAGCGGAGTACCATTTTCTACATTCAATTATCCCAAAGTTGAAAAATCATGTTGAAATTTATGCTACTACAGCAGTGAAGGACCGTTTAGTCCGAATGGAATCCCGTCCCCATGTGAGGGTGGAAGTAGATGAAAGAACGGACTGGCTCATTTTTGAGTTTGATATGGAGGGAATCCCGGAAAGAGAAATCCGGAACGTGTTGCTTTCCCTTAATGAAAAGCGGAAGTATTACAGGTTAAAAAACGGCAGCCTGCTGTCACTGGAAACAAAGGATTTTCAAGAAATAAACAAGTTCTTGAATTCGACGGGTATCACAACAGAATCTTTAGAGGGTGCGGAAATTCGTATACCGTTTCCTCATGGTCTGCAAAAAATCCTGTCTTTTCAAGGTAGTGTTGTTAATTTGGGCAAATCCTACCGAGATATTATGACGAACCTGCAGAGTACCAATAAAGCAAGAGCAGCTGTTCCTGAGAGCTTGGATAACGTTTTGAGGAATTATCAGAAATACGGATTTCAGTGGTTAAAAACAATATTTCAATATCAGTTTGGCGCCATTCTTGCGGATGATATGGGATTAGGGAAAACACTGCAGGTCATTGCTTTCATCTTATCCGAGCTTGCCAGCATTCGAAACAATGGGAAACCTGTCTTAGTCGTGACTCCTTCTTCTTTGGTATACAACTGGATGAATGAGCTGAACAAATTTGCGCCGGAAATAAAAGCGGTGATTGCAGACGGCAGTAAACCGAAAAGAAATAGGATATTAAAAAATACTTCAAAGGCAGATGTCATCATTACATCTTATCCATTGTTACGTCAAGACAGTAACAATTACCACAAACAAACTTTCCATACTATTGTTCTAGATGAGGCGCAGGCTTTTAAGAATCCGTCAACCCAAACTGCAAAGGCAGTGAAAATGCTTCAGGGTAATTGCCGGTTTGCGTTAACGGGTACCCCTGTGGAGAATTCCTTAGATGATTTATGGTCAATTTTCAATGTGGTGTTTCCGGGACTTTTGCCTGAGAGAAAGACCTTTAAAGATCTTCCACGCGAAACGATTGCCAGGATGGTCAAGCCTTTTATCCTTCGCCGCTTAAAAAGCGAGGTATTAATGGAGCTGCCGGAAAAAATAGAATTGATCCATACCTCTAACTTGCTTACAGAGCAAAAAAAAATATATGCAGCCTATTTGTCGAAATTAAAATACGAAACCTTAAAGCATTTAAGCAAAGATACCTTTCATCAAAACCAAATAAAAATTCTTGCGGGATTAACCCGGCTGCGTCAGCTTTGCTGCCACCCAGCCTTATTTGTAGAAGGCTATAAAGGGAGCTCGGCGAAATTTGAGCACCTTATGAAAATCGTAGAGGAGTGCCGCAATACGGGAAGAAGAATGCTGATCTTTTCCCAGTTTACCAGGATGTTAGGGATAATGGGACGGGAATTTGGCCTCAGAGGAATCCCGTATTTCTATTTGGACGGAAGTACACCATCTCCTGATAGAGTTGAACTTTGCCGACGATTTAATCAGGGGGAAAACCAGGTCTTTCTGATTTCATTGAAAGCAGGCGGTACCGGGCTAAATCTCACCGGAGCGGACACGGTTATCCTTTACGATCTTTGGTGGAATCCCGCTGTAGAGCAACAGGCAACTGATCGAGCTTACCGGATGGGGCAAAAACATAACGTTCAAGTGATCAAAATGGTTACCAAGGGAACGATTGAGGAAAAAATGAATGAACTTCAAGAAAGAAAGAAAAACCTGATTGAAGAAATTATTCAACCAGGCCAAGAAGAGCATTCTATGCTTACAGAGCAGGAAATCAAAGAGATTCTTATGATTGATTGA
- a CDS encoding MFS transporter: MENSVQHALEKKEKLPISLIWLTIGAFAIGMTEFIVMGLLPNVAHDLHVSIPTAGQIITSYALGVAVGAPLLTIATHSLPKKKLLILFMVIFTLGNAFSMIAPNYGMLIIARLITALAHGTFLGVGSLIAMKLVSPERKGSAVSLVLAGLTIANIIGVPFGTFIGQIFGWRASFGVITFLGVISLLGIYGYIPVIQEDKASNVMKEIKGVVNPKVLFNLFVGLLGCASLFSLFTYITPILQSVSGFKEGHITWILIIFGVGVTIGNIIGGRLSDWKLLPYIMVNFLLLAIILAGMALILKTSLLVIPFVFIWGVAAFAMLPGIQLRTMLLAGDSPTLAAVSNHSALNIGNALGASMGGVVIVHFGLAALPFFASSLAFLAFIGIVYLLITERKKRVL; this comes from the coding sequence ATGGAAAATTCAGTTCAACACGCACTAGAAAAGAAAGAGAAACTACCTATTTCACTGATTTGGCTGACAATTGGTGCTTTTGCTATTGGCATGACAGAATTTATCGTGATGGGCCTATTGCCGAACGTCGCTCATGATTTGCATGTTTCCATTCCAACAGCAGGTCAAATTATTACCAGCTATGCGCTCGGAGTAGCCGTTGGAGCGCCGTTGTTAACCATTGCCACACATTCATTACCAAAAAAGAAGCTGCTCATACTGTTTATGGTGATATTTACTTTAGGCAATGCCTTTTCCATGATTGCGCCTAATTATGGCATGTTAATTATCGCACGGCTGATAACAGCTCTGGCCCACGGAACATTTTTAGGCGTCGGGTCCTTGATCGCTATGAAGCTTGTAAGTCCGGAGAGAAAAGGGAGTGCTGTCTCTCTTGTACTGGCCGGCTTAACCATTGCTAATATTATAGGGGTGCCCTTTGGGACGTTTATTGGTCAAATTTTTGGCTGGCGAGCTTCATTTGGAGTGATTACTTTTTTAGGAGTTATTTCGCTATTGGGAATCTATGGCTACATACCCGTCATTCAAGAAGACAAGGCCTCTAACGTGATGAAGGAGATAAAAGGTGTAGTCAATCCCAAGGTTCTGTTTAATCTATTTGTTGGGCTTTTGGGATGTGCAAGTTTGTTTTCGTTGTTCACCTACATCACTCCCATTCTTCAATCCGTATCCGGATTTAAAGAGGGCCATATCACATGGATATTAATCATTTTTGGTGTGGGTGTGACAATTGGTAATATAATTGGCGGCCGCCTATCAGATTGGAAGCTGCTCCCTTATATAATGGTCAACTTCCTCTTATTAGCCATCATACTGGCAGGAATGGCCCTTATCTTAAAAACATCCCTCCTTGTAATTCCTTTTGTTTTTATATGGGGGGTAGCAGCATTTGCCATGCTGCCGGGCATCCAACTAAGGACCATGCTTTTGGCAGGAGATTCACCGACTCTTGCAGCAGTATCTAACCATTCTGCTTTAAACATTGGAAATGCGCTTGGAGCCTCGATGGGGGGAGTTGTCATTGTGCATTTCGGTTTGGCAGCACTGCCGTTTTTTGCATCGTCTTTAGCCTTTTTAGCCTTTATCGGCATTGTCTATTTACTAATAACCGAGAGGAAAAAGAGGGTACTTTAA